One Tissierellales bacterium genomic window, ATAGTAGCATGTACTTGTGATAAACCTTTGGTTTTAGCTAGTAACATATATTCTGAGTTTAAAGCATCAGATAATTCTGCTCTAACATATCTAGTAATAGTTGCAATACCACCAAATGATAATGAAAGTATTGGTAATATCATAGATCTAAATTTAGTCCAAGTTAATGTAACTTCTGTTGATAATAAAATCGGAAGTAAATCCCATTTAAATGCAACAAAATATTGTAATAAGGCAGCGAATACAAAAGATGGTACTGATATAAATAAAATTACCATCAAAGATAAAAGGGTATCTATCCAAGTATTCTTTTTTAGTGCCGCTAAAATCCCAAACGCCATCCCGACAGGAATAGTAAATATTAAAGAAAATATGTTTAATTGAAGAGATACTGGTACCTTTTCTTTAATTATATCAAAAACTGGCCTATTTGGTTGTAATTTAATTGATGAACCAAAATCACCTTTAAGTACATCTTTGATAAAGTGTCCATATTGTACTCTCATAGGTTCATTTAAATGATATTTATCTTCCATCATTTGTTGTATTTCTGGCATTAGCATAGGATCATGAAATGGACTACCTGGCATCATTCTTAATATTATAAAAGAGATACTTATAGTTATAAATAATATTAGAATTATTCCAACTATTCTTTGTGTCGTATACCTTAGC contains:
- a CDS encoding ABC transporter permease, which translates into the protein MLRYTTQRIVGIILILFITISISFIILRMMPGSPFHDPMLMPEIQQMMEDKYHLNEPMRVQYGHFIKDVLKGDFGSSIKLQPNRPVFDIIKEKVPVSLQLNIFSLIFTIPVGMAFGILAALKKNTWIDTLLSLMVILFISVPSFVFAALLQYFVAFKWDLLPILLSTEVTLTWTKFRSMILPILSLSFGGIATITRYVRAELSDALNSEYMLLAKTKGLSQVHATIKHAIRNSFIPLANVILPMFLGILGGSLVIENIFGIPGVGQVMVQAINARDHPLTIGVLLFYSAISLSSILIIDLSYGIIDPRIRMGGGKSDN